The segment TGGTGACAATTCCCCTTGTCAAGGACACTCAGCCTTTCTCTACATCTAAAGCTGAAGAGATTCTGAAGCAGGGACTTACTGAAGAGGTGAGTTTCTCGAGCTGGGCTGAAGCAGACAGTGGCAATGGGCTTTTTATGAGCCTTTATCTCCCCGTAGCAGAAGTCAGCAGCCACGTGGATCAGCTTGACaatccctctcctcccagcagctgccaggatATTGTGGGATTTTTTCCGACTGTCACTGATTGTCATGGTGAGGGTTGTCCATGCAACACTAAAAAACTCCTGTGATAGGAAGAAACCAAAAAGAACATGCAAGAGCCCAGCCAGCAGGACAGCTGTCAGCTCACAAGTAAAGATGACAAGAGCTATTCAGGTGAAATGACATGATTGTTCCAGCTGGAGCATCAATCTCAGAACAACcctgagaagagcagaaactATTCAGCCAGGATGTTTACACCTCTGTGCTGTCCAGCagcctgagcagcctgggcacACGTATGCCTGGGGCAGGAGAAGAGAGGCAGACTAATCTTctaaactaacaaaaaaataaagctgaaccAGGCTAAAAGGATTAGCAAGAAAAGTTTAGTGTCTGTCTTCCCCCTTTAAAGACCTGTCCACACTAATGCTTGAAACCCTTTCAGAACTCCTTGTAATTTATCTTCTGTATACACAGAAAACATCTAATAACAGATGAAGGTATTTATACTCAATGTTTACTCCTGCCACTTGCAACCTACCTCTGTAGCCACCTTATACTTTTTCAGCACTGTCCCTGTCTCACAGTCAATCAGACAGATGGATTCCCCTCCACAAGTGGCCACAGTTCTGGAGGAGCTGATGATGGGATctgaaagatgaagagaagaagGTGAGAAGCTCCCAGGTTCCCAGCTAATGCACGAAGACTGCAGCTTTGCACTGCCTGGTGCTCTCCCAGTCTCCTGTTTCCAAAGTCAAAGAAGAAGGATGTAAGCAAGTCTCTTCCTGACAACGGAGACTACAGCTTGAAGGAGCAGGGGTCTAACGCTGGGATTCCAGAGCTGGGTGGTTCTGGGAATCCTGCAAACCTCTTAAGAGCTCACCTTTCCTGGCTCCAGAGTCTAGCAATGGCTCGAAGACACAGGACCAGAGCTGCGTTTTAAAATCCTCGCGGCTGTTGCCTTTACTGtgacactgaagaaaatgcaatGGCTCTGCACTGACATCCTCCTACAATAAACCATCCACATTTAGAAAATGCAGTCCCCTGACAGCCTGTGACTGCCTTGACAGAAAGAACCCTctactgaacacagcactctgAGGTCAACTCGAGTATTTTTCAGCCCTTCTGTGCTACAGACAACAGGAGAGACTGAGGTGCCACCAATGCTCAAGGCTCCTACACCAGCAGGCAACTGTTCAGACAAGATGTGCCCAGCAGACCCCAGCACTGAACCCCActtcctgctgcagggaaatgTCAAAAACCCTTTAGATCCCAACTGGTTGGAgctgaggggcagggggggaaaaaCCTTTCCCcatgaaagaaaaacctgagAGCAAGTCATGCCAGTCCCATTGTTAAGAACAGGCTTGGAGTTCACCACCCAAGAGCTCTGGTCCATCCATCATCCCCTGCAGGGGATTCATTGTCTCCAGGTGGAGGCCTTCCCTGGTGCCTCTGAGagattgaaaacaaaacaaaacaaaacaagacccGTAACTCACAACATTATCTGGCCAACTAGGAGCTCCAAGCTGATGAAATCTCAGTGTGGCTCCTCCCACCAAAGCAAGAGGCCCAATGCCAGTCCCAAGGAGGGTGTTGAACATACCTTGCCCTCAGAGTTCTTCACTGGGGTCAAGCTAAAGACTCCGTTGTCCTGCTCCTGGCTTTTCTGTTCCCCTGCCTGCTGGCTGGATCTTCTGTTGCTTTGTCCCTTGGGAAACTGCTCCCCATTCCTTTGTGTCCcttcagctccctgctcaggggtttcctCTTTGACTGGCTGGTTTGATGATCTTGGTTTCTCAGGAGCTGGCTCATCCTGCACACGACTGGATTTTCTGGGACTAACAGCAACGTCCTCCTTGACGTTTGCCTGGGACTTGGACTTCTTGTTTCTTGACCCTGATttggaattatttcttttcctcttgctggGTGTTACTGTGACCTATAAGGCATTTTGTTAGTTTCTGCAGAAGCTTCTCAACTTCACCAAGATGTGCAGGTGATTTAGATGCCAGAGATATTAATTATTCAAAAGCAAGTACCCTCCCCTGGTTACAGACTGGTTCCAAGAATCAGACAGCCCAGAGCTGTGAAGTTCCTAGAGACAGAAACTAATGAAAATCCCTCAGCCAGCCTCATTTTCATCTCCCTTCCCTTGTCCCACTTACTTGGGATTTACATATGATGTAGAAAACCAAATCTGGACCAATGGGGTTCAGTCTGCCACCATTTCAAAGCAGGCAagcaccagcacagcctggccAGGCATCAGCCCAGTTCTCTCATTAAAATTATCCCTTCCTCAAAGGAGAGGCAGAGTCACCAGGGCTATACTCATGAAATCTTTTGAGTCTGCTATGAGGATGGAAGTTTGGACAGTGACTCAACCTTCACATTGCTGGAAAAGCTTCAATCTGGCCATAAAAAAGGAGCCTCAGCTGCTGAATACAGGTGGGAGCCCAAAACTGCCCCTAGAGTTACCAGAGGGTCATAAATATAAACAGAGAAGTGTTGCTGAACtcatatgaaataaaaaggacaTTGTTAATGTAACTGGAAAAAGCACTTACTTGGCCCACATCCTCTGCATCTTCCCTAGGACTTTCTGtactttcttcttcattttcatccATCTTCTCCTCTGGTTCAGGATCTGTGTTTAACTCCAGGCCCAGTGAGTATGTCAGAAACTCTTCTGCAATCATTTTCACCTTAAAAGCAAATATGTggatatgttaaaaaaaaaaaaaaaaacaaaaaccaacatcAGTCAAACCCTGATGTGTAATGacagagctgctttgctgcattttttatcTCTGCCTCCACTGTGCTGTGTGAATTTCAGAAGTGACAGAGGAGCCCTCAGCTAACAGCCTGGCAGGCCATGTCCTCTGCTGACACAACTGACCCAAGAACTTCACTTTGTCACAGGCATCCAGGGTACAGGTTTGTCAAAATaaaacagcacagcaaagccagAGGACAAAGGAGAAGACTCAACTGTAAGCCTGCACATACAGCTACAATATATGTTACAAACTAAATGGTATCTTTCCCCACTGGGAGTAACTACAGCTCTGTCAttaccttttctcctttcatacAGCTTTCATCAAGACTAAAGGTTGCCATTAGAGTTATTTACAATTAATTAAGTACTAAGATACTGCAGTTTTGCTAATTAGTGCAAGTATCATTTCTGCTTATGAATTAAACAATGTTTAATGGCAGTCATTCAACACGGTGCACATGtactcctgctgcttctgtaactgcagaacaaagcagtgaaaaaacacagaaaaagttacagaaaaagcCTACAAGGGCCCTGATGCCCTGAACCCAAACCCAGAGAGCATTTTAATCAAATCTGGTCAGACTCAGGCTGCAGAGTCCTTGCCTGAGGGAACTGCAATGTAACCTACCCGCCAGCGGGTGAATTCACTGAGTGAGCTGGGGCCATGCACCACGTTGGTCTGCACTGACTTCAGGAATTTTTCCTTGATGGAGTTCACTTGCTCAGCTGTGTATTTCTCAGGAAGTTGGTCACggaagaattttttccagtGAGCAGTAACCTAGGCATAAAAACCAGGTTTactcaacacagaaaaaaagagagcaagaaaagcacaaagctCTTGGCTTTGTGAAAGCATTTTTGAAGTTGCCAACCCTGAGGCTCTCCCAGTTCCAGGATGGTTACTGCTTCAATTTCTGGAGGTTACCTGGCAGGTAACTGATTTATTGTAACAGCCACAGGATAATGGGGATGTTTGAGTTTTCCTGTAGTTCAAGCATGGACTGGTGCACCTGGCATCCCTCTGACTCCAAAAAGCTTCTGATCTATGGGCACCATCATGCCCCACAGGTGCTCACCCATTGGCAGAGTCTCCCATCTGAGAGCTGCAGCAACCCAGCTGTAAGGATTTCAATCCAAGAAATCCACTTCTAGACACAGCAGTAAGAACTGAGCAGGACTTTATAAGGCAGTAACATCAGGAGAATGTATCTGGGGCATAGACACAGCACAAAATGAACAGCATGGGGGAGCATTTGGCATCTCATTAAACATGCCCTGCtgtctggagaagaggctgagcaGCTCTCACCAGGACCTTTTGAGGTATTACAGAGGTAACAGCACAATAAGCCTTCCCAGCCTTCAGAATTTGATCTCTCCACCACTGCTACACAGAAAGAATTAACAAGATCAACTACCTGGCATACAAATGGTAAGAGcagcactgcaaaaaaaaaaaaacaaaaaaaaaacccaacaaaacccttTTTCATAATAGAACAATGGTTTTTCTCATGATCACAATATGCTTTGTGAGGAGCTAAACTTTGTATGTAACCAAGCGAAAACACAGCTCCAAACATCCACATctaaagaaggagaaagaacaaatCTTTGTTTCTGGtgcaggctggaaaaaacaagaTTATCCTCAGCCTGGTTTTGTGCTCCCCATCCCTAGGGCCAGGGCAGCAAGGTGAATGAGATGGGGAGGTGGATGCAGCTGTTGTGTCAGCAACAGCTCCTCCCATTTTGAATGCTGGTCAAAGTGAGCTGAGGAACTAGAGGGTCAGGCAgagcccttcctcctcctgtgaTGGAAATTGCAGGCAGAAGTGGCTACAGAGAAcaggtagagaaaaaaaaaataaatcagtgccCAGAGCAAGCAGCAGTGAGACATTTTCCAAGCAGTCCAGACTGCAGGATGTGCTCAGATCAcatcagaatcatagaatcatagaactggctgggttggaagggacctcagagatcatcgagtccaacccttgatccactccccccgtggttcccagcccatggcactcagtgccacatccaggctctttggaaatatctccagacacggagaatccactacttccctgggcagcccattccaatgcctgatcaccctctccagaaagaaatcctttctcatctccaacctaaacctcccctggcacaacttgagaccctgccctcttgtcttgctgagagttgcctgggaaaagagcccaacccccccctggctccaacctcctttcagggggttgtagagagtgatgaggtctcccctgagcctcctcttctccagcctcaacacccccagctccctcagcctctcctcataggatctgtgctcgagtcccttcaccagcccagttgcctcctttggacctgctccaggacctcgtTATCCTTCCTAAAcggaggggcccagaactggacacaggactcgagctgTGAATTACTGCTGAGCCATTTGATGCTTGTCTGCAACTCCATCATGAAACTGAGCACAGGATCTGATTGTTTGTTGGTCTGTGCTGACTGCAGGAACTTTGCTTAGAGATTTCAGAGGAATATCACAGCTCTCACCTTGCTGGTGAGCTTCCGGCTGTTGACTCGCCGCACGTGGTTTGCCTGTTTGGTTATATCCTTGCCATTGAGCAGCCGAAGATTTTCCAAAAGAAACATCACTTTGTAGTCATCGTTGAGCTAGGAAGAGAAGACAACAAAGTAACCAACGTCAGATACTTGGTATTTGCTTTGGTTCTTTAGTAAAACACAACccatgaggaggaggaggatggatttactcagaaaaaaaacctcccgTAAATTCTTCTCTGCATTCCCACCTCGAGGGTCACCTCTGAGTTGTAAATTAACCTTCTCCTTCGAGCTGGGATCTTAAAAGTGCAGACTCAAGCCCTGCCTCCCACCGGGGCAGTACTGACATCTGACACAAGGTGGTGGCAGTGTAAGCAGCCACAGTTTTGGGTGGTTaaactgcagccagcagagcccctgGGGAGAAGTCAGAAAATCTCAACTCGACTGACCCCCAACTTCAGCTCTCCATCAGGGTTTGCTTTTGTACCAAAACCCTCAAATGTTCGACCCCTGGGTGGCTCTCCCACTGTATCTAAATATGGCTCCAAAATTCCACACAAACAGGCctggaaaaaaggcaaagagtgaccactgaaaacgTTTGCTGGCCCTCACCTCTTCCAGAGCTCAAGGGTCACTAAAAGTAACACACAAGGAGGTCATTTCTACACAGGCATCACTGTATTTCACACAAGAGTAAGATACCCTGCTTGATAAGCTGCCTAAAATAGGTCTCAGGCCTGGAAAATCAATCCAAGATCCCCAGGTTTTAATATCTGAGTGTTTTTGGGCAAATCCTTTCTGCAGACTGGGAAAGAGTGGCCCAGACTGGTGAAGGGGCACAAAAAGCCTTGCTGCTTCTCAGATGCCCTCACTGCCTCAGAACAAAAGGTAAGAACTCCagagagagctgctgcttctttcctcctctaTTTAATGCTTGGCTTGGGAGGCAACTCACTGTCAGGTCGTTGTTCTCATAGGTGAGCTCCTCGAGCAGAGGGAACTGTTTCAGAGCAGTGACATCTTCCAGCTTGTTGTTGTTGCAGTTCAGGACACGTAGATCAGGCAGGCTCAGACTGTTGGGGAATTTGTCCAGTAAATTATCAGAGAGATCAAGTTTCTGCAGGTGCCTCAGACGAGAAAACAAACGTGGGTCTAAGTCTCCAGCCTTCAGCTGCAGcttggacaggctggaaaacaaaagggaaCATCAAGTATCTGGAGTTCATGGGAAAAACAAGTGCTGGGTTTCACAGGACACAAAGTCCCTCTTGGTGGCACCTCTCAGATTAGCACAATTAACAGGGTAAGCCTGACCaaacctgctttttcttgtCTGCAGCACtctgggctgtgagcacacaTCCATGGAAAAGATGTGTCTGAGCTAAGAGACACCACCAGAGACTCAAGGGAAACCTCTCAGTTGGCTGAGAGCAGTGAATCACCAGAGAAGTTCTTATTTGTAGACAAAATTACTGCATCCCCAAGAATTCtggcattttatttccttgcaaCAGCATTTCCACCTCACAGCTGGGTCTCAGCAATGCTCCAGTGATCCCAAAAGACCAGAGCTGTCCTCCCCTTCACCTCCTCTTGGGGTTTCTACTCACAAATTGGATCACTTTGCTGATCTGGCTCAGAACTTTCACCTCTGAACACCTAGAAGTTCAGGCCAAGTGCAGAGTAGGTCCCCAAACCTGTTTTCAAAGAAGCACAACCTCAgtttcacacaaaaaaattacttttccacTTCTTGTAGAGTGACTTTTGCTGCAAAATGGCAAAGGTGGAATCTACCTAACAAAATCCCCAGGCTGccactaaaagaaaaacattttgtccTGAAAGAGGAAGGGGCACAATAtttgggaagggggaaaaaaagactggaagAAAGTAAAAACTGCTTAATATAAGGGTCATTTAGATCTGATGAGATCATTTAGTTGAGCTCCAAAGGGAGCTTCTAGTCCTGGCTGCCAACATCTCTTGAGGAAATGAGCCTGAGTTCTTTCAACAAACAGAATCTCCCTCTCTAGTGATGAGTTTAAAAGGGCCTTCTAAATATAAATGAAGTGtgaataaataaagtaaatacaACCAGGAATAAGCTTGTCCTCTCCTTCACTTGTCATCTCAGAAGCCCAACCAGCAGAAGATAAGAAAGGTTGAACCAAATGCAGCTGGCTGCAAAGCTCCTGAGTATGTGGGGTTCTGGGGGAGAAACTCAACAGTGTTTGCCAAATGGATTTTCTGAACTGAAACCCTTCAGACCTGTGGTACCCAGCTGTGAAACAGCCACACTGCAGAGTCACTGCTTCAAACAGCTCAAC is part of the Calypte anna isolate BGI_N300 chromosome 19, bCalAnn1_v1.p, whole genome shotgun sequence genome and harbors:
- the LRWD1 gene encoding leucine-rich repeat and WD repeat-containing protein 1, producing MSKITTELLLERAVPRSTRLRKIETLNLSKLQLKAGDLDPRLFSRLRHLQKLDLSDNLLDKFPNSLSLPDLRVLNCNNNKLEDVTALKQFPLLEELTYENNDLTLNDDYKVMFLLENLRLLNGKDITKQANHVRRVNSRKLTSKVTAHWKKFFRDQLPEKYTAEQVNSIKEKFLKSVQTNVVHGPSSLSEFTRWRVKMIAEEFLTYSLGLELNTDPEPEEKMDENEEESTESPREDAEDVGQVTVTPSKRKRNNSKSGSRNKKSKSQANVKEDVAVSPRKSSRVQDEPAPEKPRSSNQPVKEETPEQGAEGTQRNGEQFPKGQSNRRSSQQAGEQKSQEQDNGVFSLTPVKNSEGKEDVSAEPLHFLQCHSKGNSREDFKTQLWSCVFEPLLDSGARKDPIISSSRTVATCGGESICLIDCETGTVLKKYKVATEEFFSVAWTTLTMTISDSRKKSHNILAAAGRRGIVKLIHVAADFCYGEIKAHKKPIATVCFSPARETHLFTASYDKRIVLWDIGIPDCDYNFKASQLLVLESLSIPLRIALVPTCPEQYLVAGCENSCLAWNIKLDKEQKSRPFETIFQFPDEEGGLTTAHRVDGLAFLNDDVVVSKSSKPGCIYLWSWSRSYTKAKGCQRTVSAVILAELEWSTTDMSYLTLSTCPAKAFVFCGDEKGGVWMYNLSNYTTAWSSAKGKRSDKRIPPTQILKWPELRANGEQLNEEVLVNNVVSDPAFTYLVVLTSVNITAIWKKS